AatccatcatgacatggGTGGTATGGAGTGCGAGTGCGAGAGGCTGCCCTGTCCCCTGACGGGACGAGTACCCGTCGGGTCTTTGGCCGCTCTGACTGTGACGATGAGTCGGGTCTGGTCTCTTCACTTTGTCTCACACTGAGACAGAATCCCCTACGATTCTTGGCATCCGATGCTGACGTTAACTGGTTGCAGTACGCCCACGCTTGGTTGGGGTCATGTCCACTCCTTATCTCCCACCCGGTAAATCTTTTCCGTCGACTGACAGCCAGCCTAACGCCAGCCTTGGGATACACAAAGTCGAGTCAGGTAATTTGCCCACCTCGGTGGACTTTGTGGCTCCTCCGAGGCGCTTGATTGGCCATCCCGCAGTTAAGGGATCTGAACAGGGGGTGCTCATTAGCCCACGGTGGCTGAGGTGGTCGAGATTTGACGGATCCTTGCCTCTTGGGTAAATTTATTCGGCAGTCGAGCAATCTCGACCCGCTGACAGCCCGTCCCGTACCTTACGGATACCTTGACTGTGACCTCCCGCACACAGACAAGTCGTCATCGTTTGCGTTGGTTCGACGGCGTACGAGGGCAGCTCCACTGGGATTCCCGACGCCAAGCCCTTTGGCGAACTCATGCCGAAAGTCTCACCTTATTGCTATGGGGTGCGATCCATCCTAGGCTCGGCTCATGGTCGCGGCTTCCGGGGGCAAAGGAATGAGGAATGAATGGGATGCGGCGCCGCGCGAAACTGATGACCCGAATGATACATTGCGATGTGACGGCAGCAAAGTCCGCGGTTGAGGTGCCGGGGTCCAACTCTGAAAGCCGGTCGAGATACCCTAAACAAACCTGTCTCGAGATTTTCCCCATGTGCCGAGCGAGCTGCCCTGTCCCGGTGGCTGTTTACTTTTGGGTGCTAATATTGGACCCTGATATTGGAGGATGCGAATTGACAGCGGCATAGTTATACTACAGGTGAGTATAGGTTAAGCCTGCAACCCGGGAGTTGCTTGACTTTAATGCAAGGATTTGTTTCCTCGTCTGGTTTCAATCTTTCATGCTTGGACTATGTTCATTTTACTTGGCACGTCTGGATTTAAAACAACCATGCTTCGGATATACATATCGGGCGAGCATTGTTCGATATGGCCAGGAGGTGTTGCTAATGGTCAAGGGTAGTATATCTGAGAGTCGTCAGATCATACACGCAACAGAGATCTATTATAGAGTAAAGCATAAACTGTGAATTATGGAGTCATATTCAACCCAGAAGGCCTTTGTGTTGCAATGTTTAAATAGAACTGGACATTAACTGGACCTTGACGAAAAAAAATGATGCAACGGCAAGAAGGGATACTCGACTGTTACAGCGCAGGGATACTCAAGTTTGCAGTGCAACTCAAGACTAGAGAAttcagcatcatcaccacagaGCAACTAGTAGTGCCTAAAAATCACCTGCAGTCAGATACTGCTTATATGTCGTTCTGGCCCGACGTGGCATATGCCTGGTAGTGTCAGCAACTCAGGGGAAACCACCTCATCCTCATGGTTGATCGTAAGCCCGCAAAACAGACTGCACAGTTGAAGACAGAAACTGGAGAGTAAATGAAAACTCCGTGTGATCATAGCATACCCGACAGTTGGACGCATAATGTTGCCCTGACTGAaacctggagaaggatgTCGACTTGCATCACGGGTTCGAAACTTGCACCTCTAAGAGAATAGTAAATGTCACCATTGCGGTGTGCACTTGAATAAATTCATCTCAaattgttgatgaggataTATGCGTAGCAGAAGAGATAGGCGATAGTCTGCGTTGGGCAACTTTCACCAACCCTGTCTGTCCACCTCCCGACTCTCTCTAGACTcagaacaagaaggagacTCAACACAATAAACACTTATCGCCTCTTCACAATATCTCTGCCTTTATTTAAGTCTATAGAACATAACAACACACGGCTTTGATACTTGTTCGCATCCTGCTCCTCGCCCATTGCTCAGGGGCGCTTCCTCCTGGTACACTCTGCGACTCAGCTGCTGGTTGTAGTCACAATCAGACTAGTACAGCAAGTCACCACGCTTTCCTCACACAAGAATATGATGTAGACAAAGCGAGAGTGATATCACAAGAGATACAAAATATAACGTCGCGAGGACAACTTGCACGTGGTGGTTCAAGATAGGTGGGAGACTATCCACTGTGACGAAGTGACCATACCCGAGTATAGCTATGAATGAAGTCAAGAGTGATCTAAAGGAACTATTCGTCTTCATATGTGGTCATAATAGCGGCAGTACTGCTTGTCCTGGGCAACCTGATTGGGGTTTCTTGAAGCCCACGGCGTAATCCTGAAGTTGAGACTTGGGATATTGTCTTTGACAACAGAGAAAGCGAATCGCTATGGAGTGCGAGACTATGCTAAGATAAACTATATAGCTGCTTCTTATAATCTGTAAAAGCTGGCACCGCCAAGAGTTGCCACCTTATCACCGCTCTTATAGACTAAGTATAGGCGCTTGTGATGGTTCTCCTAGCTACCTAGTTATATACCTCAGGTAGAATTGAAGTATATACATAAAAGGACGACTGGGAATGCCTTTGATGTATTACTTGAACATCTTCCAGTGTGACCTAATTGCGACGGGAAGTTGCGCAATGCCTCAGAGGTTGCATCTTAGGTGGATGTAGCGCGTAGGAGTAGAGAAGGCCTGATCAGCACCCTTATTACAGAACTAGATGAAACGCAAAGCGTTGTATGCGCAATAAAGCGATGGAGGGGAGGTAGTGTTCCAACTTGGTGTGTTTCTATGTGTGTTTGCACCAGtgcccatctccttcaaaCTCCGTTATGGCATATTTTGGGCGGATACAACTATGCTATATACCGAATATATGAGACTCTAGAAAGCAAAGTTAAAGCGACTGTATGGAAACTGAACTATAGGCTGTTGGCGTTGAGTAAAAGTGTTGGTGCTTCCGTAACAGTCAACTAGCAGCGCTTCCATTTAACAATAGAAGTCCTCGTATACTTGCCACTATTCGATTACTGAACCACAACCCGTGCCATGTAAGCAGAAATGCCCATATATGGATACCACTGCCACATGCAGCCGTGATATATCGGGATCGTCGTATCCGCGTGTCGCCGGGAGGTCCGGATCTCGGTGGGGCGCACGGAGCATGATTATCGGAGCGGATTTCGGCTTTCGGAACAGGCAAATCCGCTCGAGCGTCATATCCGAATCCGAGCGCCCCCGAATTAACGTCACCAACCGCCCGGACTttgacaacgacgacggtgCAGATTCCGGATTACAGCTAGATATTTAATACTCAGCGCCAAGCAAACAGTTATCGATATTATAGTACTGCAGATTCCTCAATATGGATGGTATCACCATGACGTCTCACTTCCAATCTTTATTCCAGCGCATTGCTAGCAATCAACGAGTTGTTGCTACGGCCCTGGCAGCAACCTTTATCGGAGTTCCCGTGCTACGAGTTGCGGTCCTCGACTACCGCGAGTACATCAAGATTGGACCTGGCGGCGTCCCCTACAACGTCTTTGGGTGGCTCATCCAGCTGTGCCTGCGACCCATCACCAAGGAACCGTTTCACACGAGCTGCTATGATGGCGCAAGGGCGATCAAAGAGGCAGGGCCAAATGCCAGCTCGGCGTTTTTGAGTGAAGATGATGTTCCTGTGCGCCGTTCGCCGAGGCCAGAGGTAGGCAGCTGGACGGTTCCTAGTCGTCAGTTGACGGATATGGGGGATGAAGAGGTGAAGAAGGTGAGTATTCCTCAGGACTTTTGATAACACATGAGAGCTAATAATTACACAGAGCTACCATCAATTCCTCGAATCTCTAGTTGCATCCTCACCTTCACAACTAAAGATCGCCCAATCCTTGGCAGAAGGCCGCGGCCCAGCCCTCTTCATTGCCTCAGACGGTCCTCTTCACCCAGTAGCTTGGTGGGCGAGGAAAGAGATTACGCACATGCACGCCAGCGACGGGTCTATGCACCTCAACTTGGCgcccaaggacgccaagcTGGTGCTGGAGCGAGGCTGGGGACAGCGGCATCCGCTGAGTGGGAGGATGCTGTACACGGGGCTCCTCATGATTTATGCGCcgaggggggaggaggagttggaggttGTGAAGAGGATCACCAAGGCTAGTATACGGTTTATGCTTGGAGAGGAGGCTTGATGGGTGAGTACCGGGACGTTCTGAATGATGAATGACTGTGGATTGGGTATGTTGGGTCTACTGTATACTGTATATCGATGCTAGGATTCTGTCAGGATTATCGGAGTGATCACTGGCTCCATGAGAGTTATCTTGTATTTGTACTTCTATAACAGACCAAGTCTACTCTGTTAAAATGGCCCGAACCCGCAGCGCAATTGCTCATATTTTCTCTCAGACGGTTAGAGATCAGGCACATCATGAGTTCAGGTGTTTGTGTCAAGGCAAACTTGCAGTTTGAGTTGCGGAAAGGCACTCCGTAAGCATATCAACCAGCTCTAACTAAAACAAAGTCAATTGATGCGTCCAatgccaaagaagaaaaaactCGGCTTAAACGCAGACCACGTGGGAATTAGCTGGGTTGTGAATCGATAAGGTACCGTGTGCATGATGAGCGCATACTGTGCAGGGGTTGGTCATTCGCCGGATCGGCGGGGCACCAACTGGTTCACGCCGAGAGCAGGCACAAGCATTTCACCATCTACCACGTTAATTCAGCCTCTGGAACGAGTCGTCAAGATGAAGTACGTGCTGGTGAGCGGCGGCGTCATTAGTGGCATTGGGAAAGGTGTGTCTTCTATCTTTGTTATTCCCCTGCTGAGCCCGTCGCATTGCGACTCATCATGAACTTTGCGCCGGAAGATCAGGTTCTTTGAATTATCTCGAATTTTTCACCTCGCTTCTCGTGATATCTCTGACGTGGTGTATCTATAGGCATAATCGGTACGAAAACGCTAGCTCTCTTGGTTCTATCTCCTGGCTGACCCCAttgagcttcctcctctggacTTCTACTCAAGACGGCAGGACTAAAAGTCACGGTATGGAGGCGATGTCCCTGGCAGCGCACGCTCAAGTGCTGATGGAAGAGTTTATAGGCAATCAAGGTATACGGCGATCTTGATCCGAGTTAGTTGGAGTTACTGACCCTCTAGATTGACCCATACCTGAACCAAGGTATGACCCATGACTCAAAATGTAACGAAAATTGCCAACTCACATGGACATAGACGCCGGAACCCTAGGACCACTTGAACATGGCGAGTGTTTTGTTCTCAAAGGTAACTCTTGTCCCTGGCAATCTAAATCGTCAACTTACAAGCTGACTGAACTGCAATGTAGATGGAGGGTATGTTGGCACATGCGACATCATGCGACTCGCCGTCGCCAGCCATTGATCTCATGTGCTGACTAAATTCAGAGAGTCTGATCTCGACTTGGGCAACTACGAGCGCTACCTCGGCCTCAATCTGACAAAAGAGAGCAACATCACCACCGGCAAGATCTACAAGTTGGTCCACCTACCTCCTACCGTTCACACTTCGCACTGACATGGAGCCTTTGTCAAGGGCTGTTCTTGAGCGCGAGCGGAGAGGTGACTACCTAGGGCGAACCGTTCAGGTCGTCCCTCACGTTGTGAGCGAAATCATGGACTGGGTCGAGCGAGTAGCAAAGATCCCGGTTGACGAGAGTGGCGAAGAGCCCGACGTCTGTATTGGTATGCTCTTTTTGGTTCCTGAAACTAGTGCCGCTGCTGACTTGTTTATTAGTGGAACTGGTAAGTTCTTGTGCTTCTGCCACTCGTTGGCCGGCTTTCCTAACTTGTACCTAGGGCGGCACAGTTGGTGACATTGAGAGTATGCCCTTTGTCGAGGCCTTGACCCAGTTTCGACACAAAGTGGGAAGGGGCAACTTTATCAACATCCATGTGTCATATGTGCCCATGTGAGAACTCCGTTGGGTGTTGTCTAGAGCCAGAACTGATAGTGTCTAGTATCCACGGAGAGGAAAAGACCAAGCCGACGCAGCACGCCATCAAGACGATGCGAAGCGCTGGATTAATCCCGGACTTGGTAGTTATTGACACAACTTGCCGAGTCCATGGCTAATCGCTTGTATAGATCGCATGCCGCTGCGAACGTGCCCTCCATCATGCCACAGTCGACAAGATTGCCCGAAGCTGCCAGGTCGAGAACGAGCAGGTCATCACGGTCCGGGATATCGAGTCCATCTACCAAGTCccccagcttctcgaggaacaGGGCCTGCGGGATCGCCTTGCTGAGGGATTGATGCTGGATGAGCTGATTCTCCCCGAGGCTGTGGCCAAGCAAGGATCGGACTTGTGGGCTTTGTGGAAGAAGACGGTTGCTATCAAGCCGGGTCTGGAGCCGGTTGACATTGCCTTGGTTGGCAAGTACACTGCGTTGCCTGATAGTAAGTCTCCCTCTGTTCTCGTTATTAACGGTAGATTTTGGTGATAATTTCTAACCATGAACGTGTTAGGCTACCTTTCTGTGCTCAAGGCCTTGGAGCATTCAGCTATGCGATGCAACCGGAAGCTCAACCTCGTATGGATTGACGCGGACCATCTCGAAGATGCCATGTTGGAGGGGGACTCACCCAAATATCACAAGGCTTGGTCACAGCTTACAGCTGCCGCTGGTGGTGAGTAGCAAGCGTCTCTCTATTCCTTGCTGATTTTTTTGCGAGATTTTTCAGCCAAAACCAAATTCACAGTGTTCTGATTGCTGACTCTCCCTAGTCTTGGTCCCAGGGGGATTTGGAGTTCGATCTAGCGAAGGCCTCATCAAGACGGCACAATGGGCCCGCGAGCACAAGGTCCCATTCTTGGGCATCTGTCTAGGAATGCAGCTGGCGGTCGTGGAAGCGGCGAGAAACCTATGCGGCTACAAGGATGCCACTTCGGAGGAGTTTGACGCAGTTGCCCAGCACcgcgtcgtcatcttcatgccCGAATCGTCCAAGGAGGTCATGGGCGGCACGATGCGGctcggcgagaagaagacgctCTTTACCCCCGACAGTAAATGGAGCAAGCTCCGTGCCTTGTACGGTGATGCTGAGACGATGAGCGAGCGGCATAGGCATCGTTATGAGGTGAACCCGGATTAcatcgat
This genomic interval from Fusarium keratoplasticum isolate Fu6.1 chromosome 9, whole genome shotgun sequence contains the following:
- a CDS encoding CTP synthase; translation: MKYVLVSGGVISGIGKGIIASSSGLLLKTAGLKVTAIKIDPYLNQDAGTLGPLEHGECFVLKDGGESDLDLGNYERYLGLNLTKESNITTGKIYKAVLERERRGDYLGRTVQVVPHVVSEIMDWVERVAKIPVDESGEEPDVCIVELGGTVGDIESMPFVEALTQFRHKVGRGNFINIHVSYVPIIHGEEKTKPTQHAIKTMRSAGLIPDLIACRCERALHHATVDKIARSCQVENEQVITVRDIESIYQVPQLLEEQGLRDRLAEGLMLDELILPEAVAKQGSDLWALWKKTVAIKPGLEPVDIALVGKYTALPDSYLSVLKALEHSAMRCNRKLNLVWIDADHLEDAMLEGDSPKYHKAWSQLTAAAGVLVPGGFGVRSSEGLIKTAQWAREHKVPFLGICLGMQLAVVEAARNLCGYKDATSEEFDAVAQHRVVIFMPESSKEVMGGTMRLGEKKTLFTPDSKWSKLRALYGDAETMSERHRHRYEVNPDYIDELEKAGLCFIGKDETGKRMEVVEIKDHPFFVGVQAHPEFTSRVVSPSLTYLGFVAASAGCLDEITKEQQSRQ